The Mytilus edulis chromosome 4, xbMytEdul2.2, whole genome shotgun sequence nucleotide sequence atttaaaataaattagtaTTTCGCAAGTAACAATCAACTTTCATTATTTTctgtgttataaaatattttaaacattttcatttcagCGTACTTTTCATTGTTTAACATATTCTTGGTTTTACTATTGCATTATGCTAGATGAGACAGTTACACATAAGTACCACCAGTTCgtgattttttacttatttttcacTTACACTTGAAAAATTATTGTaatccaaaaacaaaaattatcaacaatGAGTTTTGGTGTTTcttaaaagaggggtgaaagataccagagagacagtcaaaattagagatcgaaaataaactgacaacgccacggtaaaaaaataaaaagacaaacagaaaaatatagtACACaagccacaacatagaaaactaaagagtaagCATTAAGATTTATTCACAAATATCATTAAAATCAAGACTAGAATTTTCAGTTTAATATACACATATAGAATATAGATGAAAATTCCATTTCATTCTCCCTCACAGAAAATTGTAGTAGACatgcaaattttattttgttcaaataccTAAACTAAAGCATATGTCACATATCTTGTTTCATTCCCTTATCATTACTCTTCACAATGAAAAATGAACTCATATTACATGATATCAATAGTTACTAAACGGATATCATCAGTAAACTTTACTATTACCACCATAGTATGTatgaaaaagtataaaaaaaaaatgggcatGTCTGTATCGTTATATATTCTGTAacgaattggttttttttttaaagtcgaaTCTTTGGACAACTCTCTCCTTTGTTTGCGTAAGGACAAATTTGAGAAAGACATTTATAATTAAGCAGGAGTTTGGACAATAAAATTTCAACAGATGTAAATGAATTACCTTCCATAGAATGTTGAAGCTGTCTTTGTGATTTAATTGATCCTATATCCATATCGTCGTGTCTTCCATATGAGGAAGCGTAACTGGTACCGTATCCTGCCATTTCGCCCGCACTGTTGGATAAATAATCGgaaaattgaatttatatttgtgtttttttcatacaCTCCACCCCTTCAATTTTATTGGATCATTTTAATAGTATAAATGCTGACATTAACAAACGGCCTTCATATCTTAGAAAGATACCAGTATGACAACTTGGATTCAAATAGAAAATTTTCAATGTCCTGGCAAGGATTGCAGGACGTGAGTACTAAATTTATATCGCGCCATTGATTATTCAATGATTTACACGTTTCAGTTAAGCTACAAAAATGTATAAGCTTTTCAAATTCTGAACTTATCATTttaatgtgagaaaaaaatatttccgcTAATCGAAACTGTTTTGGTCTTTAATATTTTTCAGAACTTTCGGTTTGTTATGTGTTGTGTTTAAATATGGGTTTAAGACTCGTATATAGATACATTTTGAAATGTCTCAGTTTTACTTGGGAAGAATTTTCTTTCAGttcaatttattgatttttttccctcGATCTTTCAATAAATAATATACTGAAATTTATCCAGTGACAAATCCCGTTGCTTTGAAAACTGATTATCACATATTTCATTCTGAatcattttaactttaaaattcttGTATATAGAATAGCATAAATATAAATTCAGAAACACGGTCAATATTAAAAGATATATGAATGTACTTGTGTTTAATAACCAAGGATAATTAAAGGCAAAGTGATATGATCCCAAAGGAGACGATTCCCCCAATAGACATAATAGGTGGATTCAATAGGTCATAGCGTTCAGCCTTCAACAAATTAACAGTGAACAAAACATATGCTGCATTGTAAGAATTAAAACACCCCAATCAATATGTGTTGTTGTGTTCGCAAAAGGAAGACATGTTTTATTGACTGATGTACTATCTGGCACACAAATGACAGATTCATCGCTAGAATTTATCCATTTTTGATTTTGTGTAATGCTTATGGGAGGAATATATCACGTTACTGAGTAATTTTCAAAATGCATACAAATGCTTTTCAGATTCAAAGATTTAGGTCTTTCCGGTGTACCCTATGTTTGGGAACaccttattttttttctaatatttttattttatgtctttCTCCTACAGGAGGATAGACCATTTTGTTATCTAATGTTATATTTTTCCATCATTTTTATACCAGGCCTTCCCTCTGTTTCTATTGAAGTTATTGAAGAGTTTGACatggttattttatattttactaaatacttgtaccaaaacataattttatgatataaaacaaagaaaaaagcaGTTTGAAAATTTGATGTTTTACATTGACTTTGTAGGTTTTACAGGTTCTATTAATTTAatagaaattgttttataaaattaatgttgcatcattttttattttgccaAATGAGGTCAGTGATATTAAACATTCAAATAAGTCCAATCCAAAAAAATTCAGATTTAAAAGGGGTTAATAAAAATCATTGTTGGATTGGGCTTATTTGAATGTCTAATATCACTGACTAATTGGTGCAAGAAAAACAACTTATAAGAtagtaaggttgtcgcatatcaaatgaaatttcataaatcgtacatttcaaatatcaagTTCCTGTCCCCGACAAATGGGTTGGAAGAGTTGCCAAAAAATTTTTGAAGGTAAGGTTGtggtatatcaaacgaaaggtcataATGTGAACATTTCAAATATCGAATTCCTTTTCCCCAAATATAAGTTAGATAGGATTATCAAGTGAAAAAACAACTTCCTAGAAGATGGAGGTGTCACATGGCATTGCGAAAATTAGAAAGTTTACGAAGGTATTCTAGTCGCACATAAGGTTAAAAAGAgtgcatttttcatatcagacttgaagAAACATACTTTTAATATTGTAATTGCAATCCCGTCCACTTTTCCcggatgtgacctaccgaattagacgtATTACCGAATTTGTTTTACAAGAGCCACATGAAgagtgccacatgttgagcaggatctacttaccctttcTTTTAAAGTACCTGAGATTACCCACGGTTTTTTAaggggttcgtattgctcagtctttagttttgtggtgtactattgtttatctctttgtgttttcttttttagcaatggcgttgtcagtttattttcgacttgaaGATTTTGAATCCCCCTTTCGCTTTTTATGCCCCCGCAACCAAAAGTTGGGGGTGGGGCACTGTGTTAGCCCTGGCCGTCACATTATGGGTACATAGTTATTCAGCttaactcctcctacagtttgaatcATAGAAAGTGTTCACTTTGCTGgctgtttgtatatatatatatatatatatatatatatatatatatatatacattgaagGTGCATGTGGTCATGGTTtggatttttatcaatatttgctCTTCTGGGAGATAGTTGAACATTGTCATTTTTAAAGTATTGACTTGCATAAGAGGAGCGTTTCCAGACAACTCCTATAGTTTGAATGCTAGGAAGTTTTGACTTTGCTGGCTGTGTGTAAATATGTATTGAAGATGTGTATAtggtcatgttttttttatttttatcaatattggcTTTTTTAAATCAAGCAGTTTCAAATCTTCCTatcaatatttgaatttaaagaaaacGAATTGGCACAAAATGACATGATCAATATTTATGTTTTCAGAAAAACTGTTGGGAAAACTTGGCTTTGTGCCAATGATAGAACGCCTGTGTTTATGTCTCAAACAGGATATATACGATGTAATCAAATTGCGAATATCATGACCTATAATGATGCGTCTAAGTATTCTCACTATGACAAGATATGCAACTGGCGGTGGGACTGTGGTAACCATGGTGACCACCCATTTACTAAATTTATGGAAGCAGACAAAGAAAGCTTTATTTTATCAATGTCAATGGCATTGCAAATGGTCAAAACTAAAGGAAAGGCCAAATGGATATCTGCTTTAGTACTAGAGCTTGGGAATCAATTCGGGTACGTAAAACATATAGAAATAAAAGATGTAGAACTTTACTCGTATACTGTAACAGTGAATGTTTATGAAATGATAGaccaaaataaatacaaacaacATTCAGTGGGTACATAATTGTCTTCAATAATAGTAATACTAGTAAAACGCACAGTATGACATGCCAAACGAAaatcctatcatgatttttttccgTCACACttacaaataaatatacaaaatatgtacattgtcggaaaatatcaaatttatttatttgagcTTTAGAACCAGGACGAAAAAAAGCGAGGCTCCGCCGAGCTTTTCTCAtgtttcgtagcgagtacaaataaattttatatttccaacaatttacatattttgtttttatcatgaaatttACACCAAACACTTACAACTTTCGTTGTCAAATGTAAATCAGTGCctctaatttttcaataaaatcgacAGTTTAAACGCGGACCGCGGAGAGGACCCCAAAAATGAACTGGTTAGCGAAAAGAAAATTGCACAATTTACCCCGTGCTCAACATGGAAGCGGGGTAAAAGGAGACTTTATtcgtacatgtacatataaagaaaaaatatatttgtatacctGTTGATAAAACgaacttttaacatttgatttaacCTTTCAGGCTTTTAGTGCTGTATTTAATCTGGGATATAATTTCCAGACTAGAACGTactttttaacatttgatttaatcCTTTAACTTTTAGCGCTGTATTTTAATGAAcatgatatgttttatattttgatgtcTTGAGTCTATAAATTGCTTTTATTTATCATACATCATTTATTAAAATGGGTCAAAAATATTTCGGTAAAATGGGCATTGATAATCGCTGATCATCGCTGAAGTGTCCTATCAATGCGCTAAAATATGCCCTCCGCTGACATTTTCAATGAAGGTCGGTATACATAAAAACATGCATAATTAGTCTATTAAAGATTGTTTCCACCAAAGTCCCAATCATATGTCTTGCATTATCATTCTTAAAAACTgaatcaatatttgttttctcttttctttaaGGGAGGAAGATTCAGATGACGATCTAACATAAGATACCGAACTCGAAAGAAAATTACTATGGGAAATGTATGGAATGTATTTGATGATGTaaacaatgatattttttaaaaatacagtt carries:
- the LOC139520438 gene encoding uncharacterized protein; translation: MTTWIQIENFQCPGKDCRTKTVGKTWLCANDRTPVFMSQTGYIRCNQIANIMTYNDASKYSHYDKICNWRWDCGNHGDHPFTKFMEADKESFILSMSMALQMVKTKGKAKWISALVLELGNQFGEEDSDDDLT